A single genomic interval of Aedes aegypti strain LVP_AGWG chromosome 1, AaegL5.0 Primary Assembly, whole genome shotgun sequence harbors:
- the LOC5565596 gene encoding transmembrane protein 132C isoform X3, which produces MDFRITLLLIIGTAYAVEVHFETPDSGFFLKHSPRQSSVAANTNKGRLGSDSVLSIDRFTVVQTSQPVSIRASYGPFSTKQTVPARYIVPDVLESSSDSTQNTTAALMDLQQSNLHLDISAHLVKNSIPRDSPVLRVLFHAGADPGGHLQRQKICVLLHASIGNKTPLKGRCMPEGEDGVCVAEVVIPSNWWPPLPPPEKDGRPAAIQKTPQRLVQVSYSVFEPPARSPELCEPKVQIQPLTPFAKVPLVQSLMPYKELRADETLTMMVPQQPLYPLSKIHVPVFLHPEPGQNVAVFIVRARVKAGMRILGASASSDDWNVSVEKENTKHTVARVTAFRKDQDPDSPVNSFDDTSSNKVMEVFSWLLEVANDTKDHHDGGRIVWSVSYVHDGPKVKELSAEASGAPHEEGRKKIVAKLEIQKDDIQAVLPIAKNWELMNTAVLTGRQVSQAMKVFIVSQAGKVADVTLQSSCQAEDESVIKVSSSCSSVYVDGSEARGSSNASVLVKYGTYSGLAKFTVWMPEFPLEVSVADFRLSQIKGWKIPEDHNVSANGKMRRRKRAYGWGHHNEDFVNGVSPERSVCRARYQQSPVEVYARFLAVDQDSGRVSYLISRRTGLRVTDLVQPLLRVADPKIATLRGRTLQGRAMGRTDVQVLSPITGRVIGAREVRVGSDKVSITRLLVRVVSGLQLSISSDNAIENGYIAETSVTRKLTAQYQEGLLDIDLEFSDGSRTPLRDISVDDYFLLVESLDTEVVAFAPMLASHHPRVIAVGEGNGDLLRVTLLLSEECRLRRNIPVSKQGMKSSVGPLVSALASVQVDFSSSDIGTRPDTVQNDGVALKDDNSQEPAALQPSRQHRGGIPGYVNGKSMVYADATSLEIGMYVLLAAFCLAIGVFVISCVVYASKFRPVTIDVTGEASVRDGMGNASVLGGKGTESTTNAHDWVWLGRATMDRSTNGQEMSGNQRDSRMHIINNPMSSKYGDAEESIVQVNSFDNPNHIQLPSGAGGEGQIGVVNSCTYNKRDRRSRIVNEDEKAPPLPPHGIPIIDGVDYRPPVPPHRNMGVTANVANRSQEPIIQMRNPRPRLHPRFIRNSSCSTTNPAFEAQLHGNQPPRNLNFTQQQINAALFNNSIPQYSVQPIVRQSTKSPHSFENMGFSVVPQQQQQQHQQQFHHHPPSAIVAPSGSRAQSDDLHMAERLVQQCAQKSAFKFDTINNQSSSGRSKATVVAIGSGNPVAGSSIKEGAPTTVETTAEIAPLPVSEKRRSRGEECSSGVKTLESSSDDNGGFVTPPDEQQQQTNNQQSKIPKPPLPPKHNKPTVVGNPMFANTPDSELGPGESLGLDDLDMDYEQIMHYFDNLKESNA; this is translated from the exons GCACGGCGTACGCAGTGGAAGTCCATTTCGAGACGCCAGACAGTGGCTTCTTCCTCAAGCATTCCCCGCGCCAAAGTTCGGTGGCGGCGAACACGAACAAAGGGCGGCTAGGCTCCGATTCCGTCTTATCGATAGACAGGTTCACGGTAGTTCAAACCAGTCAACCGGTGTCGATTCGTGCCAGCTATGGCCCGTTTTCCACCAAACAAACCGTCCCAGCGAGGTACATCGTTCCGGATGTTCTGGAGTCCTCGTCGGACTCCACGCAGAACACCACAGCAGCGTTGATGGATCTGCAGCAGTCGAATCTACACCTGGACATCTCGGCACATCTCGTCAAGAATAGCATACCACGTGATTCGCCTGTCCTAAGGGTACTCTTTCACGCCGGAGCAGACCCCGGTGGACACCTCCAGCGACAGAAGATCTGCGTCCTACTGCATGCGTCGATAGGCAACAAGACACCCCTAAAAGGGCGTTGCATGCCCGAAGGTGAAGATGGAGTCTGCGTGGCCGAAGTAGTGATCCCCTCGAACTGGTGGCCTCCTCTGCCACCGCCAGAAAAGGACGGACGTCCGGCAGCCATCCAGAAGACACCGCAACGCTTGGTCCAGGTGTCGTACAGTGTGTTTGAACCACCGGCGAGAAGTCCGGAACTGTGCGAACCCAAGGTCCAGATCCAACCGCTGACTCCGTTCGCCAAGGTGCCGCTGGTGCAATCACTGATGCCGTACAAGGAACTCCGCGCCGACGAAACGCTCACGATGATGGTCCCGCAGCAACCGCTGTATCCGTTGTCGAAAATCCACGTTCCGGTGTTCCTGCATCCGGAACCGGGACAGAACGTTGCCGTGTTCATTGTGAG GGCTCGCGTCAAGGCTGGCATGCGAATCCTGGGAGCCAGCGCTTCTTCGGATGACTGGAACGTCTCGGTGGAGAAGGAAAACACCAAGCATACCGTGGCGAGAGTGACGGCCTTCCGTAAGGATCAGGACCCGGACAGCCCGGTCAACTCGTTCGATGACACGAGCTCTAACAA AGTAATGGAAGTATTCTCCTGGCTGCTGGAAGTGGCGAACGATACCAAAGATCATCACGACGGAGGGCGGATAGTGTGGTCGGTGAGCTACGTGCACGACGGACCCAAGGTCAAGGAACTGTCAGCCGAAGCGTCCGGTGCTCCGCACGAGGAAGGCCGCAAGAAGATCGTGGCCAAGCTGGAGATCCAGAAGGACGACATCCAGGCAGTGCTTCCGATTGCGAAG AACTGGGAGCTGATGAATACGGCCGTCCTTACTGGCCGTCAGGTATCGCAGGCCATGAAGGTCTTCATCGTTTCGCAAGCGGGGAAGGTTGCGGACGTCACATTGCAAAGCTCCTGTCAAGCTGAAGATGAAAGCGTCATAAAG GTTTCCTCCTCGTGTAGTTCCGTCTACGTGGACGGTTCGGAAGCCCGTGGGTCATCGAATGCTTCGGTTCTGGTCAAGTACGGCACCTACTCCGGATTGGCGAAGTTCACGGTGTGGATGCCGGAGTTCCCGCTGGAGGTCTCCGTCGCTGATTTCCGCCTGTCGCAGATCAAGGGCTGGAAGATTCCGGAGGATCACAATGT AAGTGCAAACGGAAAAATGCGTCGCCGCAAGCGAGCGTACGGCTGGGGTCATCACAATGAAGATTTCGTCAACGGAGTATCTCCGGAGAGGAGCGTCTGCCGTGCTCGGTATCAGCAAAGTCCGGTGGAGGTGTACGCTAGGTTCCTGGCCGTGGATCAAGATTCGGGACGAGTGAGTTACCTGATTTCGCGGCGTACGGGTTTGAGGGTGACGGACCTGGTGCAACCGTTGCTTCGGGTGGCCGACCCGAAGATTGCAACTCTGAGGGGTAGAACGCTGCAGGGAAGAGCCATGGGCCGGACAGATGTTCAG GTTCTTTCACCAATAACTGGAAGAGTCATTGGAGCACGGGAAGTGCGCGTCGGAAGCGATAAGGTTAGCATAACTCGACTTTTGGTGCGAGTTGTTTCCGGCCTGCAGCTATCAATCAGCAGCGATAACGCCATTGAGAATGGATACATCGCGGAGACCTCGGTTACCCGGAAGCTAACTGCTCAGTACCAAGAGGGGCTACTAGATATCGATTTGGAATTTTCCGATGGTTCGAGAACACCTTTGAG GGACATTTCCGTAGACGATTACTTCTTGCTGGTGGAAAGCCTGGACACCGAAGTAGTTGCCTTTGCGCCCATGCTGGCCTCGCATCACCCCCGAGTAATAGCCGTCGGTGAGGGGAATGGTGATTTGCTGAGGGTGACGCTGTTGCTCTCCGAGGAGTGTCGACTGCGGCGGAATATTCCGGTATCGAAGCAG GGCATGAAATCTTCGGTGGGACCACTGGTGAGCGCCCTTGCCTCGGTACAGGTGGACTTCAGCTCGTCGGACATCGGCACCCGGCCGGACACGGTGCAGAACGACG GTGTCGCGCTCAAGGACGACAACAGCCAGGAACCGGCCGCACTGCAACCTTCCCGGCAGCATCGGGGAGGTATCCCAGGGTACGTCAACGGCAAGAGCATGGTCTACGCAGACGCCACCTCGCTGGAGATTGGGATGTACGTTTTGTTGGCGGCGTTCTGCTTGGCTATTGGAGTGTTCGTCATTTCTTGTGTTGTGTACGCTTCCAAGTTCCGACCGGTCACGATCGACGTTACGGGAGAGGCCAGCGTCCGGGACGGAATGGGAAATGCTTCGGTGCTGGGTGGCAAGGGCACGGAGTCTACGACGAATGCACACGATTGGGTGTGGCTGGGAAGGGCCACGATGGATCGGTCGACTAATGGGCAGGAAATGAGTGGAAATCAGAGAG ATTCACGAATGCACATAATCAACAATCCAATGAGCTCAAAGTATGGAGACGCCGAGGAAAGTATCGTCCAGGTCAACAGCTTCGACAACCCGAATCACATCCAGCTGCCATCCGGTGCTGGTGGAGAGGGACAAATCGGTGTCGTGAATTCCTGTACCTACAACAAGCGCGATCGCAGAAGTCGAATAGTAAA TGAAGACGAGAAGGCTCCTCCACTTCCACCACATGGAATTCCAATTATAGATGGAGTCGACTATCGTCCACCAGTTCCTCCACACAGGAACATGGGAGTGACGGCCAACGTAGCAAACAGG TCACAAGAACCGATCATCCAGATGCGCAACCCGAGGCCCAGACTTCATCCCCGCTTCATCCGCAACAGCAGCTGCTCAACCACTAACCCAGCATTTGAAGCACAACTCCACGGCAATCAACCGCCCCGTAACTTGAACTTCACCCAGCAGCAAATCAACGCAGCGCTGTTCAACAACAGTATTCCTCAGTATTCGGTGCAGCCGATCGTTCGGCAGTCCACAAAATCGCCACATTCTTTCGAAAACATGGGATTCTCGGTAGTTCctcaacagcaacaacaacagcatcAGCAGCAGTTCCATCATCATCCGCCGTCGGCGATAGTGGCGCCATCCGGTAGCAGAGCTCAATCCGACGACCTGCACATGGCCGAGCGCTTGGTGCAGCAGTGCGCCCAAAAGTCGGCATTCAAGTTCGACACCATCAACAATCAGTCCAGTAGCGGCAGGAGTAAGGCAACGGTGGTTGCCATCGGCAGCGGAAATCCCGTGGCCGGAAGTAGTATTAAAGAAGGCGCACCGACCACGGTGGAAACGACCGCGGAGATTGCACCGTTGCCGGTCAGCGAGAAGCGACGCTCCCGAGGGGAAGAGTGCAGCAGTGGCGTCAAGACGCTGGAGTCCAGCTCGGACGATAATGGCGGCTTTGTGACGCCTCCCGatgagcagcagcagcagacgAACAATCAGCAGTCCAAAATACCGAAACCTCCGCTGCCACCGAAGCACAACAAGCCGACGGTCGTGGGCAATCCCATGTTCGCGAACACGCCGGACAGTGAGCTGGGCCCAGGGGAAAGCCTCGGATTGGACGATCTAGATATGGACTACGAACAGATCATGCACTATTTTGACAATTTGAAA GAATCGAATGCCTGA
- the LOC5565596 gene encoding transmembrane protein 132B isoform X1, producing MDFRITLLLIIGTAYAVEVHFETPDSGFFLKHSPRQSSVAANTNKGRLGSDSVLSIDRFTVVQTSQPVSIRASYGPFSTKQTVPARYIVPDVLESSSDSTQNTTAALMDLQQSNLHLDISAHLVKNSIPRDSPVLRVLFHAGADPGGHLQRQKICVLLHASIGNKTPLKGRCMPEGEDGVCVAEVVIPSNWWPPLPPPEKDGRPAAIQKTPQRLVQVSYSVFEPPARSPELCEPKVQIQPLTPFAKVPLVQSLMPYKELRADETLTMMVPQQPLYPLSKIHVPVFLHPEPGQNVAVFIVRARVKAGMRILGASASSDDWNVSVEKENTKHTVARVTAFRKDQDPDSPVNSFDDTSSNKVMEVFSWLLEVANDTKDHHDGGRIVWSVSYVHDGPKVKELSAEASGAPHEEGRKKIVAKLEIQKDDIQAVLPIAKNWELMNTAVLTGRQVSQAMKVFIVSQAGKVADVTLQSSCQAEDESVIKVSSSCSSVYVDGSEARGSSNASVLVKYGTYSGLAKFTVWMPEFPLEVSVADFRLSQIKGWKIPEDHNVSANGKMRRRKRAYGWGHHNEDFVNGVSPERSVCRARYQQSPVEVYARFLAVDQDSGRVSYLISRRTGLRVTDLVQPLLRVADPKIATLRGRTLQGRAMGRTDVQVLSPITGRVIGAREVRVGSDKVSITRLLVRVVSGLQLSISSDNAIENGYIAETSVTRKLTAQYQEGLLDIDLEFSDGSRTPLRDISVDDYFLLVESLDTEVVAFAPMLASHHPRVIAVGEGNGDLLRVTLLLSEECRLRRNIPVSKQGMKSSVGPLVSALASVQVDFSSSDIGTRPDTVQNDGIAGRDRKYQGRELSGKLDDILIGVALKDDNSQEPAALQPSRQHRGGIPGYVNGKSMVYADATSLEIGMYVLLAAFCLAIGVFVISCVVYASKFRPVTIDVTGEASVRDGMGNASVLGGKGTESTTNAHDWVWLGRATMDRSTNGQEMSGNQRDSRMHIINNPMSSKYGDAEESIVQVNSFDNPNHIQLPSGAGGEGQIGVVNSCTYNKRDRRSRIVNEDEKAPPLPPHGIPIIDGVDYRPPVPPHRNMGVTANVANRSQEPIIQMRNPRPRLHPRFIRNSSCSTTNPAFEAQLHGNQPPRNLNFTQQQINAALFNNSIPQYSVQPIVRQSTKSPHSFENMGFSVVPQQQQQQHQQQFHHHPPSAIVAPSGSRAQSDDLHMAERLVQQCAQKSAFKFDTINNQSSSGRSKATVVAIGSGNPVAGSSIKEGAPTTVETTAEIAPLPVSEKRRSRGEECSSGVKTLESSSDDNGGFVTPPDEQQQQTNNQQSKIPKPPLPPKHNKPTVVGNPMFANTPDSELGPGESLGLDDLDMDYEQIMHYFDNLKESNA from the exons GCACGGCGTACGCAGTGGAAGTCCATTTCGAGACGCCAGACAGTGGCTTCTTCCTCAAGCATTCCCCGCGCCAAAGTTCGGTGGCGGCGAACACGAACAAAGGGCGGCTAGGCTCCGATTCCGTCTTATCGATAGACAGGTTCACGGTAGTTCAAACCAGTCAACCGGTGTCGATTCGTGCCAGCTATGGCCCGTTTTCCACCAAACAAACCGTCCCAGCGAGGTACATCGTTCCGGATGTTCTGGAGTCCTCGTCGGACTCCACGCAGAACACCACAGCAGCGTTGATGGATCTGCAGCAGTCGAATCTACACCTGGACATCTCGGCACATCTCGTCAAGAATAGCATACCACGTGATTCGCCTGTCCTAAGGGTACTCTTTCACGCCGGAGCAGACCCCGGTGGACACCTCCAGCGACAGAAGATCTGCGTCCTACTGCATGCGTCGATAGGCAACAAGACACCCCTAAAAGGGCGTTGCATGCCCGAAGGTGAAGATGGAGTCTGCGTGGCCGAAGTAGTGATCCCCTCGAACTGGTGGCCTCCTCTGCCACCGCCAGAAAAGGACGGACGTCCGGCAGCCATCCAGAAGACACCGCAACGCTTGGTCCAGGTGTCGTACAGTGTGTTTGAACCACCGGCGAGAAGTCCGGAACTGTGCGAACCCAAGGTCCAGATCCAACCGCTGACTCCGTTCGCCAAGGTGCCGCTGGTGCAATCACTGATGCCGTACAAGGAACTCCGCGCCGACGAAACGCTCACGATGATGGTCCCGCAGCAACCGCTGTATCCGTTGTCGAAAATCCACGTTCCGGTGTTCCTGCATCCGGAACCGGGACAGAACGTTGCCGTGTTCATTGTGAG GGCTCGCGTCAAGGCTGGCATGCGAATCCTGGGAGCCAGCGCTTCTTCGGATGACTGGAACGTCTCGGTGGAGAAGGAAAACACCAAGCATACCGTGGCGAGAGTGACGGCCTTCCGTAAGGATCAGGACCCGGACAGCCCGGTCAACTCGTTCGATGACACGAGCTCTAACAA AGTAATGGAAGTATTCTCCTGGCTGCTGGAAGTGGCGAACGATACCAAAGATCATCACGACGGAGGGCGGATAGTGTGGTCGGTGAGCTACGTGCACGACGGACCCAAGGTCAAGGAACTGTCAGCCGAAGCGTCCGGTGCTCCGCACGAGGAAGGCCGCAAGAAGATCGTGGCCAAGCTGGAGATCCAGAAGGACGACATCCAGGCAGTGCTTCCGATTGCGAAG AACTGGGAGCTGATGAATACGGCCGTCCTTACTGGCCGTCAGGTATCGCAGGCCATGAAGGTCTTCATCGTTTCGCAAGCGGGGAAGGTTGCGGACGTCACATTGCAAAGCTCCTGTCAAGCTGAAGATGAAAGCGTCATAAAG GTTTCCTCCTCGTGTAGTTCCGTCTACGTGGACGGTTCGGAAGCCCGTGGGTCATCGAATGCTTCGGTTCTGGTCAAGTACGGCACCTACTCCGGATTGGCGAAGTTCACGGTGTGGATGCCGGAGTTCCCGCTGGAGGTCTCCGTCGCTGATTTCCGCCTGTCGCAGATCAAGGGCTGGAAGATTCCGGAGGATCACAATGT AAGTGCAAACGGAAAAATGCGTCGCCGCAAGCGAGCGTACGGCTGGGGTCATCACAATGAAGATTTCGTCAACGGAGTATCTCCGGAGAGGAGCGTCTGCCGTGCTCGGTATCAGCAAAGTCCGGTGGAGGTGTACGCTAGGTTCCTGGCCGTGGATCAAGATTCGGGACGAGTGAGTTACCTGATTTCGCGGCGTACGGGTTTGAGGGTGACGGACCTGGTGCAACCGTTGCTTCGGGTGGCCGACCCGAAGATTGCAACTCTGAGGGGTAGAACGCTGCAGGGAAGAGCCATGGGCCGGACAGATGTTCAG GTTCTTTCACCAATAACTGGAAGAGTCATTGGAGCACGGGAAGTGCGCGTCGGAAGCGATAAGGTTAGCATAACTCGACTTTTGGTGCGAGTTGTTTCCGGCCTGCAGCTATCAATCAGCAGCGATAACGCCATTGAGAATGGATACATCGCGGAGACCTCGGTTACCCGGAAGCTAACTGCTCAGTACCAAGAGGGGCTACTAGATATCGATTTGGAATTTTCCGATGGTTCGAGAACACCTTTGAG GGACATTTCCGTAGACGATTACTTCTTGCTGGTGGAAAGCCTGGACACCGAAGTAGTTGCCTTTGCGCCCATGCTGGCCTCGCATCACCCCCGAGTAATAGCCGTCGGTGAGGGGAATGGTGATTTGCTGAGGGTGACGCTGTTGCTCTCCGAGGAGTGTCGACTGCGGCGGAATATTCCGGTATCGAAGCAG GGCATGAAATCTTCGGTGGGACCACTGGTGAGCGCCCTTGCCTCGGTACAGGTGGACTTCAGCTCGTCGGACATCGGCACCCGGCCGGACACGGTGCAGAACGACGGTATAGCTGGCCGAGACCGCAAATACCAAGGGCGCGAACTAAGTGGTAAACTGGATGATATTTTGATAGGTGTCGCGCTCAAGGACGACAACAGCCAGGAACCGGCCGCACTGCAACCTTCCCGGCAGCATCGGGGAGGTATCCCAGGGTACGTCAACGGCAAGAGCATGGTCTACGCAGACGCCACCTCGCTGGAGATTGGGATGTACGTTTTGTTGGCGGCGTTCTGCTTGGCTATTGGAGTGTTCGTCATTTCTTGTGTTGTGTACGCTTCCAAGTTCCGACCGGTCACGATCGACGTTACGGGAGAGGCCAGCGTCCGGGACGGAATGGGAAATGCTTCGGTGCTGGGTGGCAAGGGCACGGAGTCTACGACGAATGCACACGATTGGGTGTGGCTGGGAAGGGCCACGATGGATCGGTCGACTAATGGGCAGGAAATGAGTGGAAATCAGAGAG ATTCACGAATGCACATAATCAACAATCCAATGAGCTCAAAGTATGGAGACGCCGAGGAAAGTATCGTCCAGGTCAACAGCTTCGACAACCCGAATCACATCCAGCTGCCATCCGGTGCTGGTGGAGAGGGACAAATCGGTGTCGTGAATTCCTGTACCTACAACAAGCGCGATCGCAGAAGTCGAATAGTAAA TGAAGACGAGAAGGCTCCTCCACTTCCACCACATGGAATTCCAATTATAGATGGAGTCGACTATCGTCCACCAGTTCCTCCACACAGGAACATGGGAGTGACGGCCAACGTAGCAAACAGG TCACAAGAACCGATCATCCAGATGCGCAACCCGAGGCCCAGACTTCATCCCCGCTTCATCCGCAACAGCAGCTGCTCAACCACTAACCCAGCATTTGAAGCACAACTCCACGGCAATCAACCGCCCCGTAACTTGAACTTCACCCAGCAGCAAATCAACGCAGCGCTGTTCAACAACAGTATTCCTCAGTATTCGGTGCAGCCGATCGTTCGGCAGTCCACAAAATCGCCACATTCTTTCGAAAACATGGGATTCTCGGTAGTTCctcaacagcaacaacaacagcatcAGCAGCAGTTCCATCATCATCCGCCGTCGGCGATAGTGGCGCCATCCGGTAGCAGAGCTCAATCCGACGACCTGCACATGGCCGAGCGCTTGGTGCAGCAGTGCGCCCAAAAGTCGGCATTCAAGTTCGACACCATCAACAATCAGTCCAGTAGCGGCAGGAGTAAGGCAACGGTGGTTGCCATCGGCAGCGGAAATCCCGTGGCCGGAAGTAGTATTAAAGAAGGCGCACCGACCACGGTGGAAACGACCGCGGAGATTGCACCGTTGCCGGTCAGCGAGAAGCGACGCTCCCGAGGGGAAGAGTGCAGCAGTGGCGTCAAGACGCTGGAGTCCAGCTCGGACGATAATGGCGGCTTTGTGACGCCTCCCGatgagcagcagcagcagacgAACAATCAGCAGTCCAAAATACCGAAACCTCCGCTGCCACCGAAGCACAACAAGCCGACGGTCGTGGGCAATCCCATGTTCGCGAACACGCCGGACAGTGAGCTGGGCCCAGGGGAAAGCCTCGGATTGGACGATCTAGATATGGACTACGAACAGATCATGCACTATTTTGACAATTTGAAA GAATCGAATGCCTGA